One genomic segment of Hymenobacter psoromatis includes these proteins:
- a CDS encoding tetratricopeptide repeat protein: MLTKYLILFFLLIVMGSHAQTMLKFDKRFVECEDKWVVFRPDKDGTYHYGFIYIDEQAGLTHQVGGKFTIAKDGSYVRIPQGLDSINMKVRLLPNQVRVALLPPVAFASLKINATPDWLHFYKTDTVSVKHLFRWGFLYNSWNESAKALTYLQRAQQLDPKFRGLAPELAYTYNVLQQYDKAIAVALNGLETTPDNCYTYKELSYAQLQLGQLEDAVTTYKKSISLCTDKAIKSEIAFNITGHYYRTKDRSNFDYWAKEIKKWATKGDKFTTNLISMQATFPK, from the coding sequence ATGCTAACGAAGTACCTGATACTCTTCTTCTTATTGATTGTGATGGGCTCACACGCCCAAACCATGTTGAAGTTTGATAAACGGTTTGTTGAATGCGAAGACAAATGGGTAGTTTTTCGCCCCGACAAGGACGGCACTTACCACTACGGCTTTATCTATATCGACGAGCAGGCAGGTCTTACGCATCAGGTCGGGGGGAAATTCACTATTGCTAAAGACGGCAGCTATGTACGCATACCCCAAGGACTTGACAGCATCAACATGAAGGTCCGTCTTCTGCCCAATCAGGTGCGCGTAGCCTTGCTTCCTCCGGTCGCGTTTGCTTCATTAAAAATCAACGCGACACCAGACTGGCTACATTTTTATAAGACGGACACGGTGTCCGTCAAGCACCTGTTCCGCTGGGGCTTTCTATATAATTCCTGGAATGAATCGGCTAAAGCGCTTACTTATCTACAACGTGCACAGCAACTTGACCCTAAATTCAGGGGCCTTGCGCCCGAGCTGGCGTACACCTACAACGTTTTGCAACAGTATGACAAGGCTATTGCGGTAGCATTAAATGGCCTCGAAACCACACCTGATAACTGCTACACTTACAAAGAACTCTCTTATGCGCAACTGCAACTGGGGCAGCTTGAAGATGCCGTAACCACTTATAAAAAAAGCATTTCACTATGCACTGACAAGGCAATAAAAAGCGAGATTGCCTTTAACATAACAGGGCATTACTACCGCACAAAAGATAGAAGCAATTTTGACTATTGGGCTAAGGAAATTAAAAAATGGGCGACGAAGGGCGATAAGTTCACCACTAATCTAATCAGTATGCAGGCGACTTTTCCCAAGTAA